One window of the Oceanicaulis sp. genome contains the following:
- a CDS encoding parallel beta-helix domain-containing protein, producing MRIGTLMVPALAALALAACAAEEPGRDVSGFDRDYQAELMNALLDAQPGDVIEIPEGNFLIERGLSLTVDGVTIRGQGMDRTILSFAEQRQGAEGLLVSGADDFTIENLAIEDTLGDALKITDGENIVIRGVRVEWTNGPSTENGAYGLYPVQSKNVLIEDSVAIGASDAGIYVGQSETIIVRNNRAEFNVAGIEIENSNDADVYGNVATNNTGGILVFNMPHLPRPGAGTRVFDNDVFENNTANFGHAGTPVASVPAGTGILINSNDDVQIFNNRLRDNRTAHVIISSYRSADFSRQLAPEGFGEYPEAIWVYDNAYEGGGGNPDEMMLQAARIALFGPTGRLPAVIWDGYVAPDYAEAGWPEDRRICVNDAEVLYVRDPDGDAEPTVDAAAFDCTLTPRDPVVLDL from the coding sequence ATGAGGATCGGAACGCTCATGGTTCCGGCGCTGGCCGCGCTCGCGCTCGCCGCATGTGCGGCCGAGGAGCCGGGCCGCGACGTCAGCGGGTTCGACCGGGACTACCAGGCCGAGCTGATGAACGCCCTGCTGGACGCCCAGCCCGGCGACGTCATCGAGATCCCGGAAGGAAACTTCCTCATCGAGCGCGGCCTGTCGCTGACTGTGGACGGGGTCACCATTCGCGGTCAGGGCATGGACCGTACGATCCTGAGCTTCGCCGAGCAGCGCCAGGGCGCGGAAGGGCTCCTGGTCTCCGGCGCGGACGATTTCACGATTGAAAACCTCGCCATCGAGGACACGCTCGGCGACGCGCTGAAGATCACCGACGGCGAGAACATCGTGATCCGCGGCGTTCGGGTGGAGTGGACGAACGGGCCCTCTACCGAGAACGGCGCCTACGGGCTCTATCCCGTGCAGTCGAAGAACGTGCTGATCGAGGATTCCGTGGCGATCGGCGCGTCGGACGCCGGCATCTATGTGGGCCAGTCCGAGACCATCATCGTCAGGAACAACCGCGCGGAGTTCAACGTCGCGGGCATCGAGATCGAGAACTCCAACGACGCGGACGTCTACGGCAACGTGGCGACCAACAACACCGGCGGGATACTGGTCTTCAACATGCCCCATCTGCCGCGCCCCGGCGCGGGCACGCGGGTGTTCGACAACGACGTGTTCGAGAACAACACCGCCAATTTCGGCCATGCGGGCACGCCGGTCGCCAGCGTTCCTGCCGGCACAGGAATCCTGATCAACTCCAACGACGACGTGCAGATCTTCAACAACCGGCTGCGCGACAACCGCACCGCTCACGTCATCATCTCGAGCTATCGCTCGGCGGACTTCTCCCGCCAGCTCGCCCCTGAAGGCTTCGGGGAGTATCCCGAGGCGATCTGGGTGTACGACAACGCCTATGAGGGCGGCGGCGGCAATCCCGACGAGATGATGCTGCAGGCCGCGCGCATCGCGCTGTTCGGCCCGACCGGCCGCCTGCCCGCGGTGATCTGGGACGGCTATGTCGCGCCCGATTACGCCGAGGCCGGCTGGCCGGAGGACCGCCGCATCTGCGTGAACGACGCCGAAGTGCTGTATGTGCGCGATCCCGACGGCGACGCCGAGCCCACTGTGGACGCAGCCGCCTTCGACTGCACGCTCACCCCGCGCGACCCGGTGGTGCTCGACCTGTGA
- the acs gene encoding acetate--CoA ligase, which produces MAEDLYPVPDSFADAAIGPERYALMYRRSIEEPEAFWRDEVKRLDWFTRPETISDVSFAEDDLHIRWFEDGVLNACYECVDRHLPKRANKVALIWEGDNPAYHHAITYAQLHNHVCRFANELKRIGVGKGDRVTLYMPMIPEAAYAMLACARIGAVHSVVFGGFSPEALAGRIEDCKSEFVVTADQGVRGGKGVPLKENVDRAIDICGGVKAVLCVRHTGAPVGWVEGRDHWHHELGLEVDSKCEPEPMKAEDPLFILYTSGSTGKPKGVLHTTGGYLVWASMTHEYTFDHREDDVFWCTADVGWVTGHSYIVYGPLANGATSVMFEGVPTWPGADRAWRIVAKHRVTVIYTAPTAIRSLMRVGDEPVKKHDRSSLRLLGSVGEPINPEAWRWYHECVGEGRCPIVDTWWQTETGGHLITPLPGAHALKPGAASFPMFGVRPALMDAEGNRLPDEGAAEGNLVLEGSWPGQMRTVYGDHRRFFETYFSAYPGTYFTGDGARRDADGYWWITGRVDDVLNVSGHRLGTAEIESALVLHDLVAESAVVGYPHDVKGQGIYCYVTLIEGIEPTADTEKALKDHVRKEIGPVASPDVIQFTPALPKTRSGKIMRRILRKIAEGEYDKLGDTSTLADPGVVDDLVEGRKAALG; this is translated from the coding sequence ATGGCCGAGGATCTTTATCCGGTTCCTGACAGCTTCGCCGACGCGGCCATCGGGCCCGAGCGCTATGCGCTGATGTATCGCCGCTCGATCGAGGAGCCCGAGGCGTTCTGGCGCGACGAGGTGAAGCGGCTGGACTGGTTCACCCGGCCAGAGACGATCTCCGACGTGAGCTTCGCCGAGGACGACCTTCATATCCGCTGGTTCGAGGACGGGGTTCTGAACGCCTGCTACGAATGTGTGGACCGGCATCTTCCCAAGCGCGCCAACAAGGTCGCGCTGATCTGGGAGGGCGACAATCCCGCCTACCATCACGCGATCACGTATGCGCAGCTGCACAACCATGTCTGCCGCTTCGCCAACGAGCTGAAGAGGATCGGGGTCGGCAAGGGCGACCGGGTCACCCTGTACATGCCGATGATCCCCGAGGCCGCCTACGCCATGCTGGCGTGCGCCAGGATCGGGGCGGTGCACTCGGTCGTGTTCGGCGGGTTCTCCCCCGAGGCGCTGGCCGGCCGGATCGAGGACTGCAAGTCCGAATTCGTCGTCACCGCCGATCAGGGCGTGCGCGGCGGGAAGGGCGTGCCGCTGAAGGAAAACGTCGACAGGGCGATCGACATCTGCGGCGGGGTGAAGGCGGTGCTGTGCGTGCGCCATACCGGCGCGCCGGTGGGCTGGGTCGAGGGGCGCGACCACTGGCATCACGAGCTGGGCCTGGAGGTCGATTCAAAGTGCGAGCCCGAGCCGATGAAGGCCGAAGACCCGCTCTTCATCCTCTACACCTCGGGGTCCACCGGTAAGCCCAAAGGGGTGCTGCACACCACCGGCGGGTATCTGGTCTGGGCCTCGATGACCCATGAATACACCTTCGACCATCGCGAGGACGACGTGTTCTGGTGCACCGCCGACGTCGGCTGGGTGACCGGGCACAGCTATATCGTCTACGGCCCGCTGGCGAACGGCGCGACGAGCGTGATGTTCGAGGGCGTGCCGACCTGGCCGGGGGCCGACCGCGCCTGGCGCATCGTCGCCAAGCATCGCGTCACCGTGATCTACACCGCGCCCACCGCGATCCGGTCGCTGATGCGCGTCGGCGACGAGCCGGTGAAGAAGCACGACCGGTCGTCCCTGCGCCTTCTGGGCAGCGTTGGCGAGCCGATCAATCCCGAGGCCTGGCGCTGGTATCACGAATGCGTCGGCGAGGGGCGCTGCCCGATCGTGGACACCTGGTGGCAGACCGAGACCGGCGGGCATCTGATCACGCCGCTACCCGGCGCACATGCGCTCAAACCCGGCGCGGCGAGCTTTCCGATGTTCGGCGTCCGCCCGGCCCTCATGGACGCGGAAGGAAACCGCCTGCCCGACGAGGGCGCGGCGGAAGGCAATCTGGTGCTGGAGGGCAGCTGGCCGGGGCAGATGCGCACGGTTTACGGCGACCACCGGCGCTTTTTCGAGACCTATTTCTCCGCCTATCCCGGCACGTATTTCACCGGCGACGGCGCGCGGCGCGACGCGGACGGATACTGGTGGATCACCGGCCGGGTGGACGACGTGCTCAACGTCTCCGGCCATCGTCTGGGCACGGCGGAGATCGAGAGCGCCCTGGTGCTTCACGACCTCGTCGCGGAAAGCGCGGTGGTGGGCTATCCCCACGACGTCAAAGGCCAGGGCATCTATTGCTATGTCACCCTGATCGAGGGGATCGAGCCGACCGCAGACACCGAGAAGGCGCTGAAAGACCATGTCCGCAAGGAGATCGGCCCGGTCGCCAGCCCCGACGTGATCCAGTTCACGCCCGCCCTGCCCAAGACCCGCTCGGGCAAGATCATGCGCCGCATCCTCAGAAAGATCGCCGAGGGCGAGTACGACAAGCTCGGCGACACCTCCACCCTGGCCGATCCCGGCGTGGTCGACGACCTTGTCGAAGGGCGGAAAGCGGCGCTGGGGTGA
- a CDS encoding creatininase family protein yields the protein MLLHTASWPEVEAYLKRSKGIVIPVGSTEQHGPNGLVGTDAICPEVIAREAGEEAGFLVGPTFNVGVAQHHLGFPGSMTLRPSTMIAAMNDWMDSLVRHGFKRIYWLNGHGGNIATIQAAFAESYAAWSMDGEACPYRLASKNWWELDGVGALCKSLFPVGEGSHATASEVSVTYYAHPEAVKTVEMSPRIAPEGRFADAADYRTRFPDGRIGSDPSQATPEKGAEIVRAAKAALISDVAAFFEG from the coding sequence ATGCTGCTGCACACCGCGTCCTGGCCCGAGGTCGAGGCCTATCTCAAGCGTTCGAAGGGGATCGTGATCCCGGTGGGCTCGACCGAGCAGCACGGCCCGAACGGGCTGGTGGGCACCGACGCGATCTGCCCCGAGGTGATCGCGCGCGAGGCCGGCGAAGAGGCCGGCTTTCTGGTCGGCCCGACCTTCAATGTCGGCGTGGCCCAGCACCATCTGGGCTTTCCCGGATCGATGACGCTGCGGCCCTCGACCATGATCGCGGCGATGAACGACTGGATGGATTCCCTGGTCCGCCACGGCTTCAAGCGCATCTACTGGCTCAACGGCCATGGCGGCAACATCGCCACCATCCAGGCCGCGTTCGCTGAAAGCTACGCCGCCTGGTCGATGGACGGGGAGGCCTGCCCCTACCGGCTCGCCTCGAAAAACTGGTGGGAGCTCGACGGCGTCGGCGCGCTGTGCAAATCGCTTTTTCCGGTGGGGGAGGGCAGCCACGCCACCGCCAGCGAGGTGTCGGTCACCTATTACGCCCATCCCGAGGCGGTCAAAACCGTCGAGATGAGCCCCAGGATCGCTCCTGAAGGCCGGTTCGCGGACGCGGCGGATTACCGGACCCGCTTCCCCGACGGCCGGATCGGTTCGGACCCGTCACAGGCCACGCCGGAGAAAGGCGCGGAGATCGTCAGGGCCGCCAAGGCCGCGCTGATCAGCGACGTGGCGGCCTTCTTCGAAGGCTGA
- a CDS encoding Rieske (2Fe-2S) protein → MSAPETTPAPGTVLKQLDAVPNPGGAPADYEKLPILILRSGETVRAYVNVCPHQGRPLCLPSGKTLVSEDKFVVCPFHGASFEIGTGACVGGPAGKAGLKPVAIEVKDGAVIAA, encoded by the coding sequence ATGAGCGCGCCAGAGACGACCCCGGCGCCGGGCACCGTCCTCAAACAGCTCGACGCCGTCCCGAACCCTGGCGGCGCGCCGGCCGATTACGAAAAGCTGCCGATCCTGATCCTGCGATCGGGCGAGACGGTGCGCGCCTATGTGAATGTCTGCCCCCATCAGGGCCGGCCGCTCTGCCTGCCCTCGGGCAAGACGCTGGTCAGCGAAGACAAATTCGTCGTCTGCCCGTTTCACGGCGCGAGCTTCGAGATCGGGACCGGCGCGTGCGTGGGCGGCCCGGCCGGCAAGGCCGGGCTCAAACCCGTCGCGATCGAGGTGAAGGACGGCGCGGTGATCGCCGCCTGA
- a CDS encoding YciI family protein, which translates to MLFAVTCTDRAGALPVRMENRQAHLDWAGAEGSPVKMGGPLLDREGNPAGSLLIVEAEDEAALREILSGDPYAKAELFADVFWMPFKWTLKTPEGL; encoded by the coding sequence ATGCTCTTCGCCGTCACCTGCACCGATCGCGCCGGAGCCCTGCCCGTGCGCATGGAGAACCGTCAGGCGCATCTGGATTGGGCGGGCGCGGAAGGCTCGCCGGTGAAGATGGGCGGGCCGCTTCTGGACCGGGAAGGAAACCCCGCCGGCTCGCTTCTGATCGTCGAGGCCGAGGACGAAGCCGCCCTGCGCGAGATCCTGTCCGGCGATCCTTACGCCAAGGCGGAGCTGTTCGCCGACGTGTTCTGGATGCCGTTCAAATGGACGCTGAAAACCCCGGAGGGGCTGTGA
- a CDS encoding NAD(P)H-dependent glycerol-3-phosphate dehydrogenase, whose translation MQSIAVIGAGAWGTALAQTAAAAGRAVTLWAREAEVAEAVNGARENTVFLPGVRLHDRVRATTDIAQAGEAEAVLLVTPAQHVRATLKALRPHARDTLPIVLCAKGFEQSTLALMTDVLAEELPQARAAVLSGPSFAIDVAKGLPTAVTLACADKALGEDLMAAIGSPGFRPYWTDDLVGAEAGGAVKNVLAIAAGIVEGRELGRSAHAALIARGFAEMSRLGEALGGRRETLAGLCGLGDLVLTCSSPQSRNMSCGLALGRGEALSDILGARKAVTEGVATAPAVVDLAKKHGVDMPICEAVAAVLAGEMRVDAAIEALLARPFKSETD comes from the coding sequence ATGCAGTCCATCGCCGTCATCGGCGCCGGCGCCTGGGGCACGGCGCTTGCGCAGACCGCCGCAGCCGCGGGCCGGGCCGTCACGCTGTGGGCGCGCGAGGCCGAGGTCGCCGAGGCCGTGAACGGCGCACGGGAAAACACCGTCTTCCTGCCCGGCGTCCGGCTGCATGACCGGGTGCGCGCCACCACCGACATCGCCCAAGCCGGCGAGGCCGAGGCGGTGCTTCTGGTCACCCCGGCCCAGCATGTGCGCGCGACGCTGAAGGCGCTCAGACCCCATGCGCGTGACACCTTGCCCATCGTGCTCTGCGCGAAGGGGTTCGAGCAGTCCACGCTGGCCCTGATGACCGACGTGCTGGCCGAAGAACTGCCCCAAGCGCGCGCCGCCGTCTTGTCGGGGCCGAGCTTTGCGATCGACGTCGCCAAGGGCCTGCCCACCGCCGTTACGCTCGCCTGCGCGGACAAGGCGCTGGGCGAAGACCTGATGGCGGCGATCGGCTCTCCGGGCTTCCGGCCGTACTGGACCGACGATCTGGTCGGCGCCGAAGCGGGCGGCGCGGTCAAGAACGTGCTCGCCATCGCCGCCGGCATCGTGGAAGGCCGGGAGCTCGGCCGGTCGGCCCATGCCGCCCTGATCGCACGCGGCTTCGCCGAGATGAGCCGGCTGGGCGAAGCGCTGGGCGGACGGCGCGAGACGCTGGCCGGGTTGTGCGGTCTGGGGGATCTGGTCCTCACCTGCTCCTCGCCGCAATCACGAAACATGAGCTGCGGGCTGGCGCTGGGGCGCGGCGAGGCGCTGAGCGACATTCTGGGCGCGCGCAAGGCGGTGACCGAAGGCGTCGCCACAGCGCCCGCCGTCGTCGACCTGGCGAAAAAGCACGGCGTGGACATGCCGATCTGCGAAGCCGTCGCCGCCGTGCTGGCCGGTGAGATGCGCGTGGACGCGGCCATCGAAGCCCTGCTCGCCCGCCCCTTCAAATCCGAGACCGATTGA
- the tsaD gene encoding tRNA (adenosine(37)-N6)-threonylcarbamoyltransferase complex transferase subunit TsaD: protein MALPHVSDPHQAAASPQARALVVLGLESSCDDTAAAILRRAPDGSVTILSERVAGQTAAHAPYGGVVPEIAARAHAERIDALAAETLAEAGLSPGELDAVAATAGPGLIGGVMAALMTAKGIALGAGVPLIAVNHLEGHALSPRLTEQIEFPYLLLLVSGGHTQLALVEGVGRVERLGSTIDDAAGEAFDKTAKIMGLGFPGGPAVERAAKSAADPDRFELPRMLARDKSCDFSFAGLKTAARRAWESLEAPGEADRNDLAAAVQAAIARHLAERAGRAMDQAAERLGRTRRIVVAGGVAANGEVRARLKAAAEERGFDLVAPPLKYCTDNAAMIALAGAERLALGLTDGLDAPARARWPLDPEAAAASPASGAGRKGPKA, encoded by the coding sequence ATGGCGTTACCCCATGTCTCCGACCCGCATCAAGCCGCCGCGTCGCCGCAGGCCCGCGCGCTGGTCGTGCTCGGCCTTGAATCGAGCTGCGACGACACCGCCGCGGCGATCCTGCGCCGGGCGCCAGACGGGTCGGTGACGATCCTGTCCGAGCGCGTCGCCGGACAGACCGCCGCGCACGCCCCCTATGGCGGGGTGGTGCCCGAGATCGCCGCGCGCGCACACGCCGAGCGGATCGACGCGCTGGCCGCCGAGACGCTGGCCGAAGCCGGGCTGTCGCCCGGGGAGCTCGACGCGGTCGCCGCGACGGCCGGGCCGGGGCTGATCGGCGGGGTGATGGCCGCGCTGATGACCGCCAAGGGGATCGCGCTGGGCGCGGGCGTGCCGCTGATCGCGGTCAATCACCTTGAAGGCCACGCGCTGTCGCCGCGCCTGACCGAACAGATCGAGTTTCCCTATCTGCTGCTTCTGGTGAGCGGAGGTCACACCCAGCTGGCTCTGGTCGAAGGCGTGGGCCGGGTCGAGCGGCTCGGCTCGACGATCGACGACGCGGCGGGCGAAGCCTTCGACAAGACCGCCAAGATCATGGGGCTGGGCTTTCCCGGCGGTCCGGCGGTGGAGCGGGCGGCGAAATCGGCGGCCGATCCGGACCGGTTCGAGCTGCCGCGCATGCTGGCGCGGGATAAATCCTGCGACTTTTCCTTTGCGGGCCTCAAGACCGCCGCGCGGCGGGCCTGGGAGAGCCTCGAGGCGCCCGGCGAGGCCGACCGCAACGATCTCGCCGCCGCCGTTCAGGCCGCCATTGCGCGCCATCTGGCCGAGCGGGCGGGCCGGGCGATGGATCAGGCCGCCGAGCGCCTGGGGCGGACCCGCCGCATCGTCGTCGCGGGCGGGGTGGCGGCGAACGGGGAGGTGCGCGCGCGCCTGAAAGCGGCGGCTGAGGAGCGCGGCTTCGATCTGGTTGCGCCGCCGCTGAAATACTGCACCGATAACGCCGCCATGATCGCGCTCGCCGGCGCGGAGCGTCTGGCGCTGGGGCTGACCGACGGGCTGGACGCGCCCGCCCGCGCGCGCTGGCCGCTCGATCCCGAAGCGGCCGCCGCCAGCCCGGCGAGCGGGGCGGGACGCAAAGGGCCGAAGGCCTGA
- the hemC gene encoding hydroxymethylbilane synthase, which yields MTKPLPIATRTSPLATTQTKDVQARLAAATGRTAETDFPILGMQTTGDRITDRALLAAGGKGLFTKELDAALLSGEARFAVHSMKDVPTKLPEGLEIAAILEREDPRDVLITSGEIYRVDDLPEGAVLGTASIRRQAQALRRRPDLRIVLLRGNVDTRLEKIRSGEIDATFLARAGLRRLGRAEAEREPVSDTEMIPAPAQGCVGVAIRSDDDEAREIAALINHAESHVRARAERGFLAALDGSCRTPIAAHAAFGADGKVHLRGEALSTDGTACWADSVIADIGMDPHAAEDVGRTLGAAVKKAGGADLAAIVEQTG from the coding sequence ATGACGAAACCCCTTCCGATCGCCACCAGAACCTCGCCTCTGGCGACGACCCAGACCAAGGACGTGCAGGCCAGGCTGGCGGCTGCGACGGGGCGGACGGCGGAAACGGATTTCCCGATTCTCGGCATGCAGACGACGGGTGACCGGATCACCGACCGGGCGCTTCTGGCCGCCGGCGGCAAGGGGCTTTTCACCAAGGAACTGGACGCGGCGCTTTTGTCGGGCGAAGCGCGCTTCGCCGTGCACTCCATGAAGGACGTGCCCACGAAGCTGCCTGAGGGGCTTGAAATCGCGGCGATTCTCGAACGCGAGGATCCGCGCGACGTGCTCATCACAAGCGGCGAGATCTACCGCGTCGACGATCTGCCGGAAGGCGCGGTGCTGGGCACCGCCTCGATCCGCCGTCAGGCCCAGGCGCTCAGGCGCCGGCCCGATCTCAGGATCGTTCTCCTGCGCGGAAACGTGGATACGAGGCTTGAAAAGATCCGCTCCGGCGAGATTGACGCGACCTTCCTCGCCCGCGCCGGTTTGCGGCGCCTGGGGCGCGCCGAAGCCGAGCGCGAACCGGTCAGCGACACCGAAATGATCCCCGCCCCGGCCCAGGGCTGCGTCGGCGTTGCGATTCGTTCGGACGACGACGAGGCCCGCGAGATCGCCGCGCTGATCAACCACGCCGAAAGCCATGTCCGGGCGCGGGCCGAACGCGGGTTCCTGGCGGCGCTGGACGGCTCCTGCCGCACGCCCATCGCGGCCCATGCCGCCTTCGGCGCGGACGGGAAAGTGCATCTGCGCGGCGAGGCGCTATCGACCGACGGCACAGCCTGCTGGGCGGATTCCGTCATTGCGGACATAGGCATGGACCCGCACGCCGCCGAAGATGTCGGCCGCACGCTCGGCGCTGCGGTGAAGAAAGCCGGCGGCGCCGATCTCGCCGCGATCGTCGAGCAGACCGGGTGA
- a CDS encoding uroporphyrinogen-III synthase has translation MKTVLVTRARPGAGRTIAALEKAGYAALDAATAEVKFLDASPDLSSAAALALTSPNGAAAASALKLGGHLPVYAVGDATAEAARKAGFASVASADGDGAALARLIAANPPGGPVAHLHGVRTGFDLVAALEGAGVAAFGAAVYDTVQTPAYGDEIISALPEALVLIHSPAGAERFAEKIAGRIDPGALRAAAISDAAASPLRAAGTRRIAVAREPNEPALFDALAALFGPAP, from the coding sequence GTGAAAACGGTCCTGGTGACCCGCGCCCGCCCCGGCGCGGGCCGCACCATCGCCGCGCTCGAAAAAGCCGGCTACGCCGCGCTGGACGCGGCCACCGCCGAGGTGAAATTCCTCGACGCCTCCCCCGATCTCTCCAGCGCTGCGGCGCTGGCGCTGACCAGCCCCAACGGCGCGGCTGCGGCGTCCGCGCTGAAGCTCGGCGGTCATCTTCCGGTCTATGCAGTGGGCGACGCGACGGCGGAGGCCGCTCGAAAGGCCGGATTCGCGTCGGTCGCAAGCGCGGACGGCGACGGCGCGGCGCTGGCCCGGCTCATCGCGGCGAACCCGCCCGGCGGTCCGGTCGCCCATCTTCACGGGGTGCGCACGGGCTTTGACCTCGTCGCCGCGCTGGAGGGGGCGGGCGTGGCGGCGTTCGGCGCGGCGGTCTACGACACGGTTCAGACGCCGGCCTATGGCGATGAAATCATCAGCGCTCTGCCCGAAGCCTTAGTCCTGATCCACTCGCCCGCCGGGGCGGAGCGCTTCGCCGAAAAAATCGCCGGCAGGATCGATCCGGGAGCTCTGAGAGCCGCAGCGATTTCAGACGCCGCTGCTTCGCCTTTGCGGGCTGCGGGAACGCGCCGCATCGCGGTTGCGAGGGAACCGAACGAGCCTGCGCTCTTTGACGCGCTGGCGGCGCTGTTCGGCCCGGCGCCGTGA
- a CDS encoding heme biosynthesis HemY N-terminal domain-containing protein, giving the protein MIRLVLTVVLCVITAAIAVFLTLNPGLVRIEFLGVVAEAPFALAAGVLIVATFVLVFAWWLLAKVWGAPDAFRKFRKNRRREQGFDALERALIASAAGQGALAVRQASRAEALLDRPALSRLLAARAAEAAGDLESAETHYEAMLEDGKTRLVARRGLTAIAEARGDGKLAITHASEAFEQAGGARWAYESLIGAQIAEARWANAETTLTEGERRGHVDRGVAARIRAVLLTAEARRLEESDPETAAKLADRASDASPAFAPAAELAGRLLARQRRHRRAADILEEAWKRNPHPALARAYADLRKSDTKTKRAERLRHLASLNPDHRESRVLLAETAIEQENRDAARAALAPLLAQPPVSARVCVLAARLDQLEGEEAGARRWMARAAHAPGEADWSDIDEAGQAFNYTDADWRRMVEAWGRDQRLIHPRHERFESPAAAAPESALLEGPRAASASPAAAAPQPSSQTKAQSGGDKPGPSFYEPGHAPDDPGVPEDDDDTRR; this is encoded by the coding sequence ATGATCAGGCTCGTCCTCACCGTCGTCCTGTGCGTGATCACCGCCGCGATCGCGGTGTTCCTGACGCTCAATCCGGGCCTGGTCCGGATCGAGTTTCTCGGCGTCGTCGCCGAAGCCCCGTTCGCGCTGGCCGCGGGCGTTCTGATCGTCGCGACCTTCGTGCTGGTCTTCGCCTGGTGGCTGTTGGCCAAGGTCTGGGGCGCGCCCGACGCGTTTCGCAAGTTTCGCAAGAACCGCCGCCGCGAGCAGGGCTTCGACGCGCTCGAACGCGCGCTCATCGCTTCGGCTGCAGGGCAGGGCGCTCTGGCCGTGCGGCAGGCGAGCCGGGCCGAGGCGCTGCTCGATCGGCCTGCGCTGTCGCGGCTGCTCGCCGCCCGCGCCGCCGAAGCGGCCGGCGATCTTGAAAGCGCGGAGACCCATTACGAAGCGATGCTGGAGGACGGCAAGACGCGGCTGGTCGCACGCCGGGGCCTCACCGCGATCGCCGAGGCGCGCGGGGACGGCAAGCTCGCCATCACCCACGCCTCGGAAGCCTTCGAGCAGGCCGGCGGGGCGCGCTGGGCGTATGAATCGCTGATCGGCGCGCAGATCGCCGAAGCCCGCTGGGCGAACGCGGAAACCACGCTCACCGAAGGCGAGCGGCGCGGTCATGTCGATCGCGGCGTGGCGGCGCGGATACGCGCCGTGCTGCTGACCGCCGAAGCGCGGCGGCTGGAGGAGTCCGATCCTGAAACCGCTGCCAAGCTCGCCGACCGCGCGTCTGACGCCTCGCCTGCGTTCGCGCCCGCCGCCGAGCTCGCCGGCCGGCTGCTCGCCCGCCAGCGGCGACATCGCCGCGCGGCGGACATTCTGGAAGAAGCCTGGAAGCGCAATCCGCACCCGGCGCTCGCCCGCGCCTACGCCGATCTCAGGAAATCCGATACGAAGACCAAGCGCGCCGAGCGTTTGCGCCATCTCGCTTCGCTCAATCCCGATCATCGGGAGTCCCGCGTGCTTCTGGCCGAAACCGCGATCGAGCAGGAAAACCGCGACGCGGCGCGCGCGGCGCTGGCGCCGCTTCTGGCCCAGCCGCCGGTGTCCGCGCGCGTGTGCGTGCTCGCCGCCCGGCTCGACCAGCTCGAAGGCGAGGAGGCCGGCGCGCGGCGCTGGATGGCCCGCGCCGCGCATGCGCCGGGCGAGGCGGACTGGTCGGACATCGACGAGGCGGGTCAGGCCTTCAACTACACAGACGCGGACTGGCGGCGCATGGTCGAGGCCTGGGGCCGTGATCAGCGCCTGATCCACCCCCGGCACGAGCGTTTCGAAAGCCCGGCGGCCGCAGCGCCGGAAAGCGCTCTGCTGGAAGGGCCGCGGGCCGCGTCCGCCAGCCCCGCCGCCGCAGCGCCCCAGCCGTCATCGCAGACGAAAGCGCAGAGCGGGGGCGACAAGCCGGGGCCGAGCTTCTATGAACCCGGGCACGCGCCCGACGATCCGGGCGTGCCCGAGGATGACGACGACACGCGCCGCTAG
- the udk gene encoding uridine kinase: protein MTDFKPRLLIGVTGGSASGKTEIARAAARAAAPLSALVLAEDDYYGDHGAKPDFDASAFNFDHPASRDHPRLARDLAALKAGEPVDAPIYDFTIHRRRADTRRIEPADILVVEGIHLFCSADVRALFDIKVFVDAPDDIRLARRILRDVNERGRTAHSVVSQYLRTVRPMHHEWTAPGREHADLVIRNDAAAARPADHLSAFFTALAEPLAGRIKAFKASRAA, encoded by the coding sequence ATGACCGATTTCAAACCGCGCCTTCTGATCGGCGTCACCGGCGGATCGGCGTCGGGCAAGACCGAGATCGCCCGCGCCGCAGCGCGTGCGGCCGCGCCGCTGAGCGCGCTGGTGCTGGCCGAGGACGATTACTACGGCGACCACGGCGCGAAGCCTGATTTCGACGCCTCGGCCTTCAATTTCGACCACCCCGCCTCTCGCGATCATCCGCGGCTGGCCCGCGATCTGGCGGCGCTGAAGGCGGGCGAGCCGGTCGACGCGCCGATCTATGATTTCACGATCCATCGCCGGCGCGCGGACACGCGCCGGATCGAGCCCGCCGACATTCTGGTGGTCGAGGGCATCCATCTGTTCTGCAGCGCGGACGTGCGCGCGCTGTTCGACATCAAGGTGTTCGTGGACGCGCCCGACGACATCCGCCTGGCGCGCCGCATCCTGCGCGACGTGAACGAGCGCGGACGCACCGCGCATTCGGTCGTCAGCCAGTATCTCAGGACCGTGCGGCCCATGCATCACGAATGGACCGCGCCGGGCCGCGAGCACGCCGATCTGGTGATCCGCAACGACGCGGCGGCGGCGCGGCCGGCCGACCATCTGTCGGCCTTCTTCACCGCGCTCGCCGAGCCGCTGGCCGGCCGCATCAAGGCCTTCAAGGCCTCGCGCGCGGCCTGA